DNA from Metabacillus flavus:
TTCATCCGTTTTGGAGTTAGCTGGGAGGATATCGACCGAACTACGGATATATCGACCAAAATAAAATTTTATCGGCTATTATTTCAATTTATCGACCGAAATCTCATTATATCGGCTATTTTTCCGATATATCGACTTTCCGACAAAAATCGACCTCCTCTTCGCCCCCTCCCCCTATCCACCAAGAAAAACTCGTAACCACCCACCCAAATACGTTATAATAAAAGGTAATGAATCACCCTATCATAACCGAATCATAAAATAGATTTAATACCGAAAGAGAGTGAGCAGTATGGGTCGTAAGTGGAATAATATTAAGGAAAAAAAGGCAGCTAAGGATAAAAACACGAGTCGGATTTACGCAAAATTCGGACGCGAAATCTACGTTGTGGCTAAACAGGGCGAGCCGGATCCTGAATTGAACCAAGCCTTGAAGTTCGTTCTTGAACGGGCCAAAACATACAATGTGCCGAAGCATATTATTGACCGCGCGATTGAGAAAGCAAAAGGCGGTTCTGAGGAAAACTACGATACTCTTCGCTATGAAGGGTTTGGACCGAACGGGGCTATGGTTATCGTAGATGCACTGACCAATAACGTAAACCGCACGGCTTCAGAGGTTCGGGCAGCATTCGGTAAAAATGGCGGGAACATGGGGGTCAGTGGTTCTGTTGCTTACATGTTTGACGCTACAGCTGTTATCGGAGTAGAAGGAAAATCTTCCGATGACGTTCTTGAGCTTCTTATGGAAGCCGATGTTGATGCACGCGATATTCAGGAAGAAGAGGATTCCGTCATTGTTTATGCAGAGCCGGATCAGTTCCATGCGATGCAGGAAGCGTTCAAAGGCGCCGGCATTACTGAATTCACTGTTGCCGAGCTGTCCATGCTTGCACAAAACGATGTAGAGCTTCCGGAAGATACCCAAGCTCAATTTGAAAAATTGATTGATGCGCTTGAAGATTTAGAAGACGTTCAGCAGGTTTATCATAACGTAGACCTGGGTGAATAACAGATAAAGCAGATCCGGCCGCCGGATCTGCTTTTTTTACATGAACAACCACCGACCTTCGCTTCACTCTTTCTTAGCTGAAAAACTCTCCCTATAGGCTAGAATTGACGTTTTCAAAGAAGCATAGCTTCCAATTGCTGCACTTCCATAAAAAAATCCCATGAACAAGCCCGCCCACAGGTTATGCCGGTGGCTGAAAAAAATGGATATCATTAAACCCAGGATGGATGCTACTGTGGGAATATATGGACGGGGAATGGGCAGGAAAATTTTAATTAGCTGTGTCAGAATAATAATGGCAGGGACAGCGAGTACAACGTCCCAGAAATTTGTATGGATGACAGGAAATTCG
Protein-coding regions in this window:
- a CDS encoding YebC/PmpR family DNA-binding transcriptional regulator, whose product is MGRKWNNIKEKKAAKDKNTSRIYAKFGREIYVVAKQGEPDPELNQALKFVLERAKTYNVPKHIIDRAIEKAKGGSEENYDTLRYEGFGPNGAMVIVDALTNNVNRTASEVRAAFGKNGGNMGVSGSVAYMFDATAVIGVEGKSSDDVLELLMEADVDARDIQEEEDSVIVYAEPDQFHAMQEAFKGAGITEFTVAELSMLAQNDVELPEDTQAQFEKLIDALEDLEDVQQVYHNVDLGE